A stretch of the Pseudobacteroides sp. genome encodes the following:
- a CDS encoding DUF3810 domain-containing protein, translating into MNLKMKRSGIWKRIIVIMLIPIGLLLFYGTAHTPELIEKYYSNLLGKKIIQLLSAITGLLPVSLMEFLVIGLILYILYNISTFVYRLTKAKGRRKQVVAGFFKKVFVFVSIIYIIFIVGWALNYNRYPFSRIASYNTGNVNIDELVEVCDKLIGQTNELRLEVREDEKGIMFLEKGKDKALSTAYQGYEELAKTYPEFIGDYGRPKGLLFSKVLSLQGLGGIYCPFTGEANVNMDMPDSSIPFVICHEMAHQRGFAREDEANFIGYLASMENPDVDFKYSGSISALNYAMNALYEKDREKFNSLRGKFSQEVNRDLKARNVYWKSYEGVVNKVSDAANDAYLKVNRQKDGNESYGRMVDLLIYHNRQSKLLN; encoded by the coding sequence ATGAATCTTAAAATGAAAAGAAGCGGTATTTGGAAAAGAATCATTGTAATTATGCTAATACCTATAGGCCTGCTTTTGTTTTATGGAACAGCTCATACCCCAGAATTGATTGAAAAGTACTACTCCAACTTATTGGGCAAAAAAATTATACAGCTGCTAAGTGCTATTACCGGGCTGCTGCCTGTATCCTTGATGGAGTTTCTGGTAATTGGTCTCATATTATATATTTTATATAATATTTCCACGTTCGTATACAGACTTACTAAGGCAAAGGGACGCAGGAAGCAGGTTGTTGCAGGCTTTTTTAAAAAAGTATTTGTATTTGTTTCAATTATATATATAATATTTATAGTCGGCTGGGCATTAAACTATAACAGGTACCCTTTTTCCAGGATAGCTTCCTATAATACCGGCAATGTCAATATTGACGAGCTTGTAGAGGTATGCGATAAACTTATTGGGCAAACAAATGAACTAAGGTTAGAGGTAAGGGAAGATGAAAAGGGTATTATGTTTTTGGAAAAGGGAAAGGACAAAGCTTTAAGTACGGCATATCAAGGATATGAAGAGCTTGCCAAAACATATCCTGAGTTTATAGGCGACTATGGAAGGCCGAAGGGATTGTTGTTTTCCAAAGTATTGTCTTTGCAAGGTTTAGGTGGCATATACTGTCCCTTTACCGGCGAGGCAAATGTTAATATGGATATGCCGGATTCGTCCATTCCTTTTGTAATTTGCCATGAGATGGCTCACCAGCGTGGATTTGCCAGGGAAGATGAGGCCAATTTCATCGGCTATTTGGCAAGTATGGAGAATCCCGATGTAGATTTTAAGTATTCGGGTTCCATATCTGCACTAAATTATGCAATGAATGCTTTATATGAAAAGGACAGGGAAAAGTTTAATTCCTTGAGAGGGAAGTTCAGCCAGGAGGTCAACAGAGATCTTAAGGCCAGGAATGTTTATTGGAAGAGCTATGAAGGAGTTGTGAACAAAGTATCGGATGCTGCTAATGATGCCTACCTGAAGGTAAACAGGCAAAAAGATGGAAACGAAAGCTATGGAAGAATGGTGGATTTGCTGATATATCATAATAGGCAGAGCAAGCTGCTAAATTAA
- a CDS encoding ABC transporter ATP-binding protein, which produces MIELNNVSKTYGGKLKAVDSLNLKVQKGEIFGFLGPNGAGKTTTIKMITGILNCDSGTIKINDVDIDKDPIEAKRQFGFVPDDPNIFLRLKGIEYLNFMGDIYNVSASDRNLRVEELSKRFEMANALTDPIQSYSHGMRQKIVIMGVLIHNPSVWILDEPLTGLDPKSSFVLKEMMREHAEKGKTVFFSTHVLEVAEKVCDRVAVINKGKILFCGTLEEMKIHFKGEGSLEKMFLEMTGNEN; this is translated from the coding sequence ATGATCGAATTAAACAATGTAAGCAAGACATACGGAGGAAAGCTCAAGGCAGTTGACAGCCTGAATCTTAAGGTCCAAAAAGGTGAAATATTCGGGTTTTTGGGGCCTAACGGTGCAGGAAAGACTACAACTATAAAAATGATAACTGGTATATTAAACTGTGACAGCGGAACTATAAAAATAAATGATGTAGATATTGACAAGGATCCAATAGAAGCAAAAAGGCAGTTTGGCTTTGTGCCTGATGATCCCAATATATTTTTAAGATTGAAGGGAATTGAGTACCTAAATTTTATGGGAGATATATATAATGTATCTGCTTCTGACAGGAACCTGAGGGTTGAGGAGCTCAGTAAAAGGTTCGAGATGGCAAACGCCCTTACCGATCCTATCCAGAGTTATTCGCACGGTATGAGGCAGAAGATTGTTATTATGGGTGTTTTGATCCATAATCCTTCCGTGTGGATATTGGATGAGCCTCTCACAGGACTTGATCCAAAGTCTTCCTTTGTTTTGAAGGAGATGATGAGAGAGCATGCCGAGAAAGGGAAAACGGTGTTTTTTTCCACCCATGTTCTCGAGGTCGCTGAAAAAGTCTGTGACAGGGTTGCTGTAATAAATAAGGGAAAAATTCTTTTTTGCGGCACTCTTGAAGAGATGAAGATACACTTTAAGGGTGAAGGATCTTTGGAAAAAATGTTCTTGGAGATGACTGGAAATGAAAACTAA
- a CDS encoding putative ABC transporter permease subunit, translating into MKTNTFLLAKVLLKGGTDASDKGKNKRKWILRIILGIAFLPMMAQLGAFTAVSYDVLKNMDIETVIPAIILALTSFVVFFFGIFYILNTYYFTKDIESLLPLPLRPFEIIGAKFIVVTVYEYLTEAVVLLPVLLVYGIKSGGGFLYYLYSVIIFLTLPIIPLVISSLIIMPLMRFTGLIKNKDRFKYIASIIAIGIGIGAQFGVRKFVDGNLDQSKLETTLSQLEMNVSAVTSFFPSAKYAALSLVRSMEFSGLVDMLLFIGMSALVMLVFLYLSQLLYFKGVMGISETGSKRRAMSKSELKRTTEIKPVMLTYFLKEIRIILRTPAFFINCILANFIWPVIIMVSSFTNSSKGMSLEQLGSIVKQNGDNGLILAVGFAVSLFLSSSNSVTSTAISREGQNLYFNKYVPLGYDRQILMKVMSGVVIGAFGYVITLVVISVMLKLNIFTIILLVLVGLFGVVFSSFTGIVLDLLNPKINWDNEQKAVKQNLNVIFNMIASIIFAGAFILFVFITGFRVLETLIAVVLIFGIFNAVLFYLVSTVGVKLFKRIEG; encoded by the coding sequence ATGAAAACTAATACTTTCTTACTTGCAAAGGTTTTGTTAAAGGGCGGTACAGATGCATCAGATAAGGGTAAAAACAAACGAAAATGGATTCTCAGAATTATCTTAGGGATTGCATTTTTGCCCATGATGGCACAGCTAGGGGCTTTTACCGCTGTCTCATATGATGTTTTGAAGAATATGGATATTGAGACTGTTATTCCAGCCATAATTCTTGCACTTACAAGCTTTGTGGTGTTCTTTTTCGGAATATTTTATATTCTTAATACATATTACTTTACAAAGGATATAGAAAGCTTGTTACCCCTACCGCTTAGGCCTTTTGAAATAATAGGGGCAAAGTTTATTGTTGTGACGGTTTATGAGTATTTGACAGAAGCGGTTGTTTTGCTTCCTGTATTATTGGTATATGGTATAAAAAGCGGCGGCGGATTTTTGTATTATTTATACTCCGTTATTATATTTTTGACGCTTCCTATTATACCTCTTGTAATTTCTTCACTTATAATAATGCCTTTAATGAGGTTTACGGGGCTTATCAAAAATAAAGATAGATTTAAGTATATTGCAAGTATAATTGCAATCGGTATAGGAATTGGGGCACAATTTGGAGTAAGAAAGTTTGTCGATGGCAACCTTGATCAGAGCAAGCTGGAAACAACATTGTCACAGCTCGAAATGAATGTCAGTGCCGTTACATCTTTCTTTCCAAGTGCTAAATATGCTGCTTTGTCCTTAGTAAGAAGCATGGAGTTTTCAGGTCTTGTAGATATGCTGTTGTTTATTGGTATGTCTGCCTTAGTAATGCTGGTGTTTTTGTACTTAAGTCAGCTTTTGTATTTTAAAGGCGTTATGGGTATATCTGAAACAGGTTCAAAAAGAAGGGCAATGAGCAAGTCAGAGCTTAAGCGTACTACCGAGATAAAGCCGGTCATGCTTACCTACTTTTTAAAGGAGATAAGAATAATACTAAGGACACCGGCGTTTTTTATAAACTGCATACTGGCCAATTTTATATGGCCTGTTATAATTATGGTATCCAGCTTTACAAATTCAAGTAAAGGAATGAGCCTTGAACAGCTGGGTAGTATTGTAAAGCAGAATGGAGACAACGGTCTTATATTAGCGGTTGGATTTGCAGTTTCACTGTTTTTATCTTCAAGCAACAGTGTTACCTCAACGGCAATATCAAGGGAAGGGCAAAACCTGTATTTTAATAAATACGTGCCTTTAGGATATGACAGACAAATTCTTATGAAGGTTATGTCGGGGGTGGTCATCGGGGCTTTTGGGTATGTTATCACATTAGTAGTGATAAGTGTCATGCTTAAGCTTAATATATTTACCATAATACTCTTGGTTCTGGTCGGACTCTTCGGAGTTGTTTTCAGCTCATTTACAGGAATTGTGCTTGATTTGCTAAATCCAAAGATAAACTGGGATAATGAGCAAAAGGCAGTAAAGCAGAATCTGAATGTTATTTTTAATATGATAGCAAGCATAATATTTGCCGGAGCTTTTATATTATTTGTTTTTATTACCGGCTTTAGAGTGCTGGAGACTCTCATAGCAGTAGTTTTGATATTTGGTATTTTCAATGCTGTTTTATTTTATTTGGTTTCTACAGTAGGAGTAAAACTATTTAAAAGAATAGAGGGATAA
- the atpD gene encoding F0F1 ATP synthase subunit beta, with amino-acid sequence MASNVGKIMQIIGPVIDVRFESGSLPKIYNAINIKRGEDTVVVEVMQHLGNDTVRCVAMSSTDGLVRGLDAVDTGAPIKVPVGKEVLGRVFNVLGETVDEAGDVKTNNKYPIHRPAPSLENLKPSTEILETGIKVIDLLAPYAKGGKIGLFGGAGVGKTVLIQELITNVANEHGGFSVFTGVGERTREGNDLWVEMKESGVLQKTAMVFGQMNEPPGARMRVGLTGLTMAEYFRDELGQDVLLFVDNIFRFIQAGSEVSALLGRVPSAVGYQPTLANDVGELQERITSTKKGSITSIQAVYVPADDLTDPAPATTFAHLDATTVLSRQIVEEGIYPAVDPLDSTSRILDPRILGEEHYQVALKVQEILQRLKELQDIIAILGMDELSEEDKLTVYRARKIKRFLSQPFSVAETFTGYKGKYVPVKETIRGFKEIIDGKMDDIPESCFYMKGTIDEVYEEAKNM; translated from the coding sequence ATGGCCTCAAATGTCGGAAAGATAATGCAAATAATTGGTCCCGTTATAGACGTCAGGTTTGAAAGCGGCAGTCTGCCCAAAATATATAATGCAATAAATATTAAAAGGGGTGAAGATACTGTTGTTGTAGAGGTTATGCAGCATCTTGGAAATGATACGGTAAGATGTGTTGCCATGTCTTCAACAGACGGGCTTGTAAGAGGACTTGATGCAGTAGATACCGGGGCCCCTATCAAGGTTCCAGTGGGTAAGGAAGTCTTGGGAAGGGTGTTTAATGTACTTGGTGAGACGGTTGATGAAGCTGGTGATGTAAAGACAAACAATAAATATCCCATTCACAGGCCGGCACCAAGCCTTGAAAATCTGAAGCCTTCAACTGAGATTCTTGAAACGGGAATAAAGGTTATCGATCTTCTTGCACCATATGCAAAGGGTGGAAAAATAGGACTTTTTGGTGGTGCAGGTGTTGGAAAAACAGTTCTTATTCAGGAACTAATAACAAATGTAGCAAATGAACACGGTGGATTCTCAGTATTTACCGGTGTTGGAGAAAGAACCAGAGAAGGAAACGACCTCTGGGTTGAAATGAAGGAGTCAGGAGTTTTGCAGAAAACCGCCATGGTTTTTGGACAGATGAATGAGCCGCCTGGAGCAAGAATGAGAGTTGGCCTTACGGGACTTACAATGGCAGAGTACTTCAGAGATGAATTGGGGCAGGACGTTTTGCTGTTCGTTGACAATATATTCAGATTCATTCAGGCTGGTTCAGAGGTTTCTGCGTTGCTGGGAAGGGTTCCGTCAGCCGTCGGTTACCAGCCCACCCTCGCGAACGACGTAGGTGAACTTCAGGAAAGAATTACATCTACAAAGAAAGGGTCAATAACATCAATTCAGGCTGTATATGTGCCAGCTGATGACCTCACTGACCCTGCTCCGGCAACCACGTTTGCCCACCTGGATGCGACTACTGTTTTATCAAGACAAATAGTTGAAGAAGGAATATATCCTGCTGTTGACCCCCTTGACTCAACATCAAGAATACTTGATCCGAGAATATTAGGAGAAGAGCATTACCAAGTAGCATTGAAGGTCCAGGAAATACTTCAAAGGCTCAAAGAGCTTCAGGATATCATAGCAATTCTCGGTATGGATGAGCTTTCAGAGGAAGATAAACTGACGGTTTACAGAGCAAGGAAAATAAAGAGATTCCTGTCACAACCGTTCTCAGTTGCTGAAACCTTTACCGGCTACAAGGGTAAATATGTTCCTGTAAAGGAGACCATAAGAGGATTTAAGGAAATTATAGACGGAAAAATGGATGATATTCCGGAGTCATGCTTCTACATGAAGGGAACCATTGATGAAGTTTATGAAGAAGCCAAGAATATGTAG
- the atpC gene encoding ATP synthase F1 subunit epsilon, translated as MASKFMLEIATPDRRFFSGEVEMVVLKTPDGEMGILKDHAPTVVAVDIGPIRILQDGEWLEAFLSEGFMEITREKTVILCDTAEWPNEIDVNRAKAAKERAEERLQRQLSQIEYIRSRTALARAMGRLKVSKSIK; from the coding sequence ATGGCATCCAAGTTTATGCTTGAAATTGCTACACCGGACAGAAGGTTTTTTTCCGGAGAGGTGGAAATGGTTGTTCTAAAAACACCCGATGGAGAGATGGGGATTTTAAAGGATCATGCACCTACGGTTGTTGCTGTAGATATTGGTCCCATAAGAATTCTTCAGGATGGTGAATGGCTTGAGGCTTTCTTGAGCGAAGGGTTTATGGAGATAACCAGAGAAAAGACTGTTATTCTCTGTGACACAGCCGAATGGCCGAATGAGATTGATGTAAACAGGGCAAAGGCTGCCAAGGAAAGGGCAGAGGAAAGGCTCCAAAGGCAATTGTCACAAATAGAATATATCAGATCAAGAACAGCTTTGGCAAGGGCTATGGGAAGATTAAAGGTATCAAAATCCATAAAGTAG
- a CDS encoding FmdB family zinc ribbon protein: MPFYDLKCKNCGEEFNIMAKMSERDNKQIKCVKCGSNELETLFKSINIIQSKKNNSQDCPNIHKCNGCCGH, translated from the coding sequence TTTGAAATGTAAGAATTGCGGTGAGGAATTTAATATTATGGCAAAGATGAGCGAAAGAGACAACAAGCAGATTAAATGTGTAAAATGCGGAAGCAATGAGCTTGAAACCCTTTTTAAGAGCATCAATATCATACAATCGAAGAAAAACAATTCCCAGGATTGTCCTAACATTCACAAATGTAACGGCTGCTGCGGTCACTAA
- a CDS encoding PPC domain-containing DNA-binding protein gives MQYREGTFGRIFVVKVEDGDELIESIKKVAEEEEIRTAAFIMLGALRAASFVSGPKEPVLPPEQVWKSFSDGREIMGVGTIYKSDNEPSIHLHISIGKGEEAHVGCLRESGQVYIVVEVVIFEINGIEAERIFDKNLGLKTIKFIN, from the coding sequence TTGCAATACAGGGAAGGAACATTTGGAAGGATATTTGTTGTAAAGGTTGAAGACGGAGATGAGCTCATCGAATCCATTAAGAAGGTAGCAGAAGAGGAAGAGATTAGGACAGCTGCATTTATTATGCTGGGGGCCCTAAGGGCAGCTTCATTTGTATCGGGTCCAAAGGAACCGGTTTTACCTCCTGAGCAGGTGTGGAAAAGTTTTTCCGACGGTAGAGAAATAATGGGTGTAGGTACCATATATAAAAGTGATAATGAGCCTTCAATCCACCTTCATATTAGTATTGGAAAAGGTGAGGAAGCCCATGTAGGATGCCTGAGGGAGAGCGGGCAGGTTTATATTGTTGTGGAAGTAGTCATATTTGAGATTAATGGTATTGAAGCTGAAAGGATATTTGATAAAAATCTAGGCTTGAAAACCATCAAGTTTATAAATTAA